A genomic segment from Dermacentor silvarum isolate Dsil-2018 chromosome 11, BIME_Dsil_1.4, whole genome shotgun sequence encodes:
- the LOC119432336 gene encoding uncharacterized protein LOC119432336, translating to MSGSWRRVVPTPRTLTLFLVLLGFGLVLFIYLPRSFEQRLVRSPRRRIPVLLAYEGEAEVHTFFCDTHTTQCPRIEFTPASGWQGGIPGVPDLHLLSAHYDTRVWVHGGKNRHHVRLLGVIKSEDADSLRFFCQMWYQELPHPIVVESDRTEIWLPAWDGRAPPGRYYRPFIFSCPVPFNVSSPLGSGPANVSLVAEPCACPPNSLALPKTPEKDPKRGIAVCVKGLDFPEDISARLVEWLELQFLLGADTVFFYIFQVHPKVDLILRYYRRFRRVQFERIQLPGLDEPHIPAKRRQYLANNTWQKRRHELVPYNDCYYRHIPTHEFVLLVDIDEVVLPRRHATWQELLDDIVSASPNMLATYASLAVPNVYFFDHFEREKSWSWFLSRVTRSANFTRPGFAVKSFFTTNSSLAVFNHYTLVPLYGKLQRTVLLNKKDVQLNHYRAKCPFEMEVFCKDDYFRFTVKDKMLWKLESKFMSKVRETKEGLRTKFLVHVGKEGT from the exons ATGAG TGGCAGCTGGCGGAGGGTCGTGCCAACACCGCGCACCCTCACCCTCTTTCTGGTACTGCTTGGCTTCGGACTAGTGCTGTTCATCTATCTGCCACGATCGTTTGAGCAACGCCTGGTTCGATCACCACGCCGAAGAATTCCAGTGCTGCTAGCCTACGAAGGCGAAGCCGAAGTGCACACATTCTTCtgcgacacacacacaacacaatgCCCACGCATCGAGTTCACACCTGCTTCTGGATGGCAGGGAGGAATCCCAGGCGTGCCCGACCTGCACCTGCTCTCGGCACACTATGACACCCGGGTGTGGGTGCATGGCGGAAAGAATCGGCACCATGTCAGGCTCCTCGGTGTCATCAAATCGGAGGACGCAGACTCTCTTCGCTTCTTCTGCCAGATGTG GTACCAGGAGCTGCCACATCCTATAGTGGTTGAGTCCGATCGCACAGAGATATGGCTTCCAGCGTGGGACGGGCGTGCACCGCCTGGCCGCTACTACCGGCCTTTCATCTTTTCCTGTCCCGTGCCGTTCAATGTCTCTAGTCCTCTCGGCAGTGGTCCAGCCAACGTGTCACTTGTTGCCGAGCCGTGTGCCTGTCCACCCAATTCTTTGGCTCTTCCAAAAACTCCCGAAAAAGACCCAAAACGTGGTATCGCGGTGTGTGTGAAGGGACTGGACTTTCCAGAAGACATCTCTGCCAGACTGGTGGAATGGCTCGAGCTCCAGTTCCTCTTAGGCGCTGACACTGTGTTCTTCTACATCTTTCAG GTCCATCCTAAAGTTGACCTTATCTTACGTTACTACCGCCGGTTTCGTCGGGTCCAATTCGAAAGGATCCAGCTGCCAGGTTTGGATGAGCCGCACATTCCAGCCAAGCGGAGGCAGTACCTTGCCAACAACACGTGGCAGAAGCGCCGACATGAACTGGTCCCTTACAACGACTGCTATTACCGGCACATCCCAACCCACGAGTTTGTCCTACTTGTTGACATAGACGAAGTTGTTTTGCCGCGCCGACATGCAACGTGGCAGGAGCTGCTTGACGACATTGTCTCTGCATCGCCCAACATGCTGGCAACATACGCCTCCTTGGCAGTGCCCAACGTTTACTTTTTTGACCACTTTGAGCGTGAGAAGAGCTGGTCTTGGTTCCTGAGTCGTGTTACAAGGTCAGCCAACTTCACACGACCAGGGTTTGCGGTGAAAAGTTTCTTCACCACAAACTCTTCCCTGGCCGTGTTTAACCACTACACTCTGGTCCCGCTCTATGGGAAGCTCCAGCGAACTGTCCTCTTGAACAAGAAGGATGTTCAGTTAAACCACTACAGGGCTAAGTGCCCTTTTGAAATGGAAGTTTTTTGTAAGGATGACTATTTCCGTTTTACTGTGAAGGACAAGATGTTGTGGAAGCTGGAGAGCAAGTTTATGAGTAAAGTGCGAGAAACAAAGGAAGGTCTGAGAACAAAGTTTCTTGTTCACGTTGGAAAAGAGGGCACGTGA